AACTGCGCACAGTTCCGTTCATATAAAGCCTTGTTGAAGTGTTTAACGGCAGCAGCATGCGGGCGCATTCTTTTGCAATGCCGCGCTCGAGGGCCTCTTGATATTTGCCGTGAGCGGCCTCCCAAACGTGCTTCTGAGCCTCTAAAAACCACTGCTTGGTCTCTGGGGAAAGATCATCGAGGGAGTTCTGGCGGTTTTTCTGATCCTGCCTGCGGGCTCCATACTCTATAAAGCCATCCACGGCCGCGTAGCGCTGCGAGAACTCTTGAAACGAAAAGGAGCGATGCCGCAGAATCTGGGCAGCCACCGCCCGCGAGGTGGTGACCTCGAGGACCAAGTTCGCCTGCTCGAAAATCGACCAGTGGCCGTGCTTAATGCAGTAATGAATCAAGCGAGCAAAGTCCGGGTTGTCTTGGTTCACGGGATTACTGACCCGGGCGCAATAGGCCATGGTTTCTTCGGCTTTTGGCGAGATCGAAATCAGTCGAACGGCGTTTTCAGTCATGGGGCCTCCTTAGATCAGTTATACAAAATAGTGCAGCCCGAAATAAGGAATATGATTTCATATTTAATATTCTTTAAGTTATATGACTTAAATGACGAATATTCCTCTTCAGCATCTTCAGGCGTTTGTGGTTTTCGGCGAGTCCGTCAATATCGTAACGGCGGCAAAAACTCTGGGTATCACTCAGCCGGCTCTGTCCAAACAACTCAAAGCACTGGACAAAAAAATGCCTCAACCTTTATTTACTTTCAGTGGCCGCAAGAAAGTGCTGACTCCATTTGCTCAGGATCTTCTGCGTGAGTTAAGCGCGCGACTCAATGGCATTCAAAGCCTGGTTCATCAAACAGAGCTATTACACGATGACGGCCAAACGGCTCGTGTGCGCTTTGCCGCCCGCCGCGGAGTTCTTGACCGCTGCAGTGATCAGATTCGCTTTCCTGGGCAGATTTATTTCTCTGAGATGACCAATGAGGCGATGATCGAGGCACTGTTGCAGCGAAAAATTGAAATCGCAGTCCTTCATGATCCTCCGAGTTCGCC
The sequence above is drawn from the Bdellovibrionales bacterium genome and encodes:
- a CDS encoding FAD-dependent thymidylate synthase, with the translated sequence MTENAVRLISISPKAEETMAYCARVSNPVNQDNPDFARLIHYCIKHGHWSIFEQANLVLEVTTSRAVAAQILRHRSFSFQEFSQRYAAVDGFIEYGARRQDQKNRQNSLDDLSPETKQWFLEAQKHVWEAAHGKYQEALERGIAKECARMLLPLNTSTRLYMNGTVRSWIHYIQLRSEAGTQLEHREIAEQCRGIFVRELPTISTALGWAKA
- a CDS encoding LysR family transcriptional regulator — protein: MTNIPLQHLQAFVVFGESVNIVTAAKTLGITQPALSKQLKALDKKMPQPLFTFSGRKKVLTPFAQDLLRELSARLNGIQSLVHQTELLHDDGQTARVRFAARRGVLDRCSDQIRFPGQIYFSEMTNEAMIEALLQRKIEIAVLHDPPSSPEIIAKKLFNENFQLVIPKSLLREKRGLGKKLFTELAILPGIAYKSQDEVLAKLCGAYEMDYQKLRIQRVTESYSSIASMVDAGMGWAALPAYLSVSNTKNWILPIPVELVTLREFYLTYRKEFHKTKWFQNLLNEIKTCF